A stretch of the uncultured Desulfobacter sp. genome encodes the following:
- a CDS encoding cereblon family protein, translating into MVLDLICKKTGRRSQEKSEPEVQSTLEPVILCKNCNAVVTKPEFAIQTGQGFSQTFANPSGHVFEIRCFAKAPGCSQGSPQSSDFTWYPGYDWCIGICRNCTFHLGWIYLPVDPLTNSKFFGLILDHLIFP; encoded by the coding sequence ATGGTTTTGGATTTAATATGTAAAAAAACCGGCCGCCGATCCCAGGAAAAAAGTGAACCTGAGGTTCAATCGACTTTGGAACCGGTTATTTTGTGCAAAAACTGTAATGCCGTTGTGACAAAGCCTGAATTTGCCATTCAAACGGGGCAGGGGTTTTCCCAGACCTTTGCCAATCCGTCCGGACATGTATTTGAAATTCGTTGCTTTGCTAAAGCGCCTGGTTGCTCCCAAGGATCACCGCAATCCAGCGACTTTACCTGGTATCCAGGATATGACTGGTGTATTGGTATATGCCGTAATTGTACGTTTCATCTTGGATGGATTTATCTGCCTGTTGATCCCCTAACAAATTCAAAATTTTTTGGGCTGATTTTAGACCATCTTATTTTTCCATAA
- a CDS encoding EI24 domain-containing protein: protein MGFIEGIQYNIRGFAMALRTRSLLVLGLIRFAVVFLLTLVLSGMVLYWHNDIFSMIWQMPESRWLIWLWHIVSWILALILMVFSMLASYLISQVFFCVFIMDYMSRITERMVLGQEISNTNTSIFGLFLYLIRQEIPRAVVPVLISVALMIIGLFTPVSLVVIAVSSVVAGIFLAWDNTDLVPARRMVPFKERLKFLKENLFFHIGFGLLFLVPWVNILFLSFAPVGATLYYIDKEKK from the coding sequence ATGGGATTCATTGAAGGCATTCAATACAATATCAGGGGCTTTGCTATGGCGTTAAGGACACGATCTCTCTTAGTGCTTGGACTGATAAGATTTGCTGTGGTTTTTTTGTTGACTCTTGTTTTGTCCGGCATGGTGCTTTACTGGCACAATGACATTTTTTCCATGATATGGCAGATGCCCGAATCCCGGTGGTTGATTTGGTTGTGGCATATTGTCTCCTGGATTCTGGCGCTAATATTAATGGTTTTTTCCATGCTGGCCTCCTATTTGATTTCCCAGGTTTTTTTCTGTGTTTTTATCATGGATTATATGTCCCGGATCACGGAGCGAATGGTACTTGGGCAGGAAATCTCCAATACCAACACTTCCATATTCGGGCTTTTTTTGTATCTGATTCGTCAGGAGATTCCCAGGGCTGTGGTGCCTGTACTGATATCGGTTGCTTTGATGATTATCGGGTTGTTTACACCGGTCAGCCTTGTTGTTATAGCTGTTTCATCGGTAGTGGCAGGTATATTTCTGGCCTGGGACAATACCGATCTTGTCCCTGCCAGGCGCATGGTCCCGTTTAAAGAGCGGTTAAAATTTTTGAAAGAAAATTTATTTTTCCACATCGGATTTGGTTTGTTGTTCCTTGTGCCGTGGGTCAATATCCTTTTTCTATCGTTTGCTCCGGTGGGTGCTACCTTATATTATATAGACAAAGAAAAAAAGTGA
- a CDS encoding aminotransferase class IV: MKTVYVDGKFVPWDKAVIPVDDLAVLRGYAVCDIIRTIGGHPYCIDAHIDRLLSSVTQIGLTPAWTKEDIKQIVFKVLEKNAHMDEANIRILVTGGSSPDFFSPADHPRLIVLATDIPTLPDHWYTKGVKVITFFQQRVLPDAKATNYIPAVLALKEAKVQGAVEALYMTRDKMVLEGTTSNLFAMIDGTLVTPQKGVLGGITRKTVLELGKKLCPVSEHDLALDMLLSASEVFITGTNKGIVPVIQVDDHVIGTGMPGPNTRALMSAMKNQQGNAKNLPSVV; the protein is encoded by the coding sequence TTGAAAACAGTTTATGTAGATGGAAAATTTGTGCCCTGGGATAAAGCGGTAATTCCTGTGGATGATCTGGCGGTGCTTCGGGGCTATGCAGTTTGCGACATTATCAGAACAATCGGGGGGCACCCCTACTGTATAGATGCGCATATTGACCGACTTCTATCATCGGTAACCCAAATTGGTCTTACGCCTGCATGGACCAAAGAAGATATTAAGCAAATTGTTTTTAAGGTACTTGAAAAAAACGCCCATATGGATGAGGCCAATATCCGCATCCTTGTAACGGGTGGTTCCAGCCCTGATTTTTTCAGCCCGGCGGATCACCCCAGACTGATTGTTCTGGCAACTGATATCCCAACCCTGCCGGATCACTGGTATACAAAAGGCGTCAAGGTAATCACCTTTTTTCAACAGCGTGTGCTGCCCGATGCCAAAGCCACCAATTACATCCCTGCCGTTCTGGCCTTAAAAGAGGCAAAGGTCCAGGGTGCTGTGGAAGCGTTATACATGACCCGGGACAAGATGGTTCTTGAAGGTACCACCAGTAATCTGTTCGCCATGATCGACGGCACCCTGGTCACCCCCCAAAAAGGAGTGCTCGGCGGCATTACCCGCAAAACCGTTTTAGAACTTGGAAAAAAGCTGTGTCCGGTATCGGAACACGACCTTGCCCTGGACATGTTGCTGTCGGCATCTGAAGTGTTCATCACCGGAACCAACAAAGGTATTGTGCCTGTGATCCAAGTGGATGACCATGTCATCGGCACCGGCATGCCAGGCCCCAACACCAGAGCTTTAATGTCGGCAATGAAAAATCAGCAAGGTAACGCAAAAAATTTACCGTCTGTTGTTTAA
- a CDS encoding AF1514 family protein, translating to MVQILSDPDNTPHEIIEKTVDDPDLNFKQAKALAKEIAQQNGKNSMILSWKNGKTGEFYPTRECGTQKKPAWIYYAQVRGANLTININNGEYIFMILTLEDM from the coding sequence ATGGTTCAAATTCTTTCAGATCCGGACAATACACCTCATGAAATTATAGAAAAAACCGTCGATGATCCCGACCTTAATTTTAAACAAGCCAAAGCCTTGGCAAAAGAAATTGCACAACAAAACGGCAAAAACAGCATGATTCTGTCCTGGAAAAATGGAAAAACAGGGGAATTTTACCCAACCCGTGAATGCGGTACACAAAAAAAACCGGCATGGATATATTATGCCCAGGTAAGGGGTGCCAATCTGACCATAAATATAAATAACGGTGAATACATTTTCATGATCCTGACCCTTGAGGATATGTGA
- a CDS encoding zinc ribbon domain-containing protein, whose amino-acid sequence MPIFEYTCKQCGKEFERVIFSGEEKGITCPECKSKDVKKNMSASTFMGASMGTCATSFPNGPS is encoded by the coding sequence ATGCCTATTTTCGAATATACGTGTAAACAATGTGGCAAAGAGTTTGAAAGGGTTATTTTTTCCGGTGAAGAAAAGGGGATCACGTGCCCGGAATGCAAAAGCAAGGATGTAAAGAAAAATATGAGTGCGTCCACTTTTATGGGGGCAAGTATGGGAACCTGTGCAACGTCTTTTCCCAATGGCCCGTCATGA
- a CDS encoding uracil-DNA glycosylase codes for MINHFFKLLHKPAAEQVFNPWVEVDKEHDIDNTAPEKRMLNLKCYLQERINAEYLLLAEALGYQGGHFTGIPMTSERIILGHKADQGIAPDHVCRSPLCRTSNTNKHKDGFNEPTATIVWGKLIDEGLNTRNFVLWNAFPWHPYKNSKGLLSNRTPTNNEMIEGAPVLEALLQAFNFKKIIALGNKADDSLRGMGIKAEKVRHPAMGGAERFREQFLKIVKG; via the coding sequence ATGATAAACCATTTTTTTAAGTTGCTGCATAAACCCGCAGCTGAACAGGTTTTCAATCCATGGGTTGAAGTTGATAAAGAACATGATATTGATAACACCGCTCCCGAAAAAAGAATGTTGAACCTGAAATGTTACCTGCAAGAACGTATCAATGCCGAATACCTGCTACTTGCAGAGGCGTTAGGGTATCAAGGCGGTCATTTTACAGGCATCCCCATGACCTCGGAACGAATTATTCTGGGGCATAAGGCAGATCAAGGAATTGCCCCTGATCATGTATGCCGATCACCGTTATGCAGGACAAGCAATACGAATAAACATAAGGATGGCTTTAACGAACCCACTGCAACAATTGTCTGGGGGAAGTTGATTGATGAAGGATTGAATACAAGAAATTTTGTTCTTTGGAATGCTTTTCCCTGGCACCCATACAAAAATTCAAAAGGCTTGTTGTCTAACAGGACGCCGACTAATAATGAGATGATAGAAGGTGCCCCGGTTCTGGAAGCACTTTTACAGGCATTTAATTTCAAGAAAATCATAGCGCTCGGCAACAAGGCGGATGATTCGCTGAGAGGTATGGGAATAAAAGCGGAAAAAGTCAGGCATCCTGCCATGGGTGGGGCAGAACGTTTCCGGGAGCAGTTTTTAAAAATTGTAAAAGGTTAG
- a CDS encoding hydroxyacid dehydrogenase, giving the protein MKKTIVLIEPTIIDEGVEYLTARHHVVIAKDGRDDTLISCIRKNNASALIPRTEKITRKVIENCPSLKVIGQPGAGVDNIDVDACTENGIQVVHAPSGNAVSVAEHTMMFILALSRNLAVWDIRVRRHDWHLRDTFLPMEIRGKKLLIVGLGHSGWEVARFARAFDMHVMGFGRASSALMEARGVKKASTLYAGLTESDFVTLHVPLTPETYHMISCRELACMKKSAFLINVSRGPVVDPQALYEALGSRSIAGAALDVMDPEPPGPNHPLLGMDNIIFTPHLAGDTLEAKSRCVMTMVKEVDKVLRGMPPQYIKNQEVLSQQRP; this is encoded by the coding sequence TTGAAAAAAACAATTGTCCTGATTGAACCGACAATCATTGATGAAGGGGTAGAATATTTAACGGCGCGTCATCATGTGGTAATCGCCAAAGACGGCCGGGATGACACGCTTATTTCCTGTATCCGAAAAAATAATGCCAGTGCATTGATACCACGGACCGAAAAAATCACGCGCAAAGTGATTGAAAATTGCCCCAGCCTTAAGGTTATCGGCCAGCCAGGCGCAGGGGTGGATAATATTGATGTGGATGCATGCACTGAAAACGGCATCCAGGTGGTTCACGCCCCTTCTGGCAATGCTGTCTCCGTGGCCGAACACACCATGATGTTCATCTTGGCGCTCAGTCGAAATCTTGCCGTGTGGGATATCAGGGTACGCCGGCACGACTGGCATTTGCGGGATACATTTTTGCCCATGGAAATCAGAGGGAAAAAGTTACTCATTGTTGGACTTGGACACAGTGGATGGGAAGTAGCGCGTTTCGCCAGGGCCTTTGACATGCATGTGATGGGGTTTGGCCGGGCATCTTCAGCTCTGATGGAAGCCCGGGGCGTCAAAAAGGCGTCAACCCTTTATGCAGGACTGACCGAATCTGATTTTGTTACCCTGCATGTCCCGCTGACACCCGAAACATACCATATGATCTCCTGCAGAGAACTGGCCTGCATGAAAAAAAGCGCCTTTTTGATTAATGTAAGCCGAGGACCAGTAGTGGACCCCCAGGCGTTATATGAGGCCTTGGGCAGCAGATCTATTGCCGGTGCCGCCCTGGATGTAATGGACCCCGAGCCCCCCGGCCCCAACCATCCGTTGCTGGGTATGGATAATATTATTTTTACCCCACATCTTGCCGGAGATACCCTGGAAGCCAAATCCCGCTGTGTGATGACCATGGTTAAAGAGGTTGACAAGGTGCTGCGCGGAATGCCCCCGCAATACATTAAAAACCAGGAGGTTCTCTCCCAACAACGGCCATAG
- a CDS encoding amino acid ABC transporter ATP-binding protein, giving the protein MNSKPLVEIENVSKFYGDLKALDNVSLDVHDGEKVVILGPSGSGKSTLLRSINQLETIDAGKIIIDGVDIYDAATDINKVREEVGMVFQSFNVFPHKTVMENLNLAQMVVRKRTREEATGISTKLLEKVGILQKSDEYPGKLSGGQQQRVAIARALAMTPKIMLFDEPTSALDPEMIGEVLDVMTKLAKEGMTMVVVTHEMGFAREVADRIIFMDHGAIVEQGTPDEFFNHTKNERAKLFLSQIL; this is encoded by the coding sequence ATGAATAGCAAACCCCTTGTAGAAATAGAAAATGTCAGCAAATTCTACGGCGATTTAAAAGCATTGGACAACGTTTCACTGGACGTACATGATGGTGAAAAAGTCGTGATACTTGGACCGAGCGGTTCTGGTAAAAGTACGCTTTTAAGATCGATCAACCAACTCGAAACTATTGATGCCGGTAAAATTATCATTGATGGTGTTGATATTTACGATGCAGCCACCGATATCAACAAGGTGCGTGAAGAAGTCGGAATGGTCTTCCAGTCTTTTAATGTCTTTCCCCACAAAACGGTCATGGAGAATTTGAACCTTGCCCAGATGGTTGTCAGAAAACGAACCCGTGAAGAAGCCACCGGGATTTCAACAAAATTGCTTGAAAAGGTTGGTATTCTTCAAAAGTCGGATGAATATCCAGGCAAACTTTCCGGTGGTCAGCAGCAGCGGGTTGCCATTGCAAGAGCCCTTGCCATGACCCCGAAAATCATGCTCTTTGATGAACCCACCTCAGCCCTTGACCCTGAAATGATCGGAGAAGTTTTGGATGTTATGACAAAACTTGCCAAAGAGGGGATGACAATGGTTGTTGTCACCCATGAAATGGGATTCGCAAGAGAAGTTGCGGACAGGATCATTTTTATGGATCATGGTGCCATTGTTGAACAGGGGACGCCTGATGAGTTTTTTAACCACACTAAAAATGAACGAGCCAAGCTGTTTTTGAGCCAGATTTTGTAA
- a CDS encoding amino acid ABC transporter permease codes for MPMSGSAEKPKKIEISDGGAIPNKDDVGLFTAWRVTFIGAISIIAALVYFKPDPYLDIIKFLPDGIYVTFKVTIASILLSLVFGLIAGLGRISKNRFLNGAASLYVEIIRGIPLLVQLFYIYFALGKFVQLPAQVCAIIAMSICYGAYMAEIFRAGIDAIPKGQTEAARSLGMTSSQTTKHVILPQAVKTILPPVGNEFIALLKDSSLVSILAVSDLLRRGREFASESFDYFETYTMVALIYLVITLILSKLVGIMEDKISDDE; via the coding sequence ATGCCAATGTCTGGTAGTGCTGAAAAACCAAAAAAAATAGAGATTTCTGACGGTGGTGCAATCCCAAACAAAGATGATGTGGGATTGTTCACTGCTTGGCGGGTGACCTTTATCGGTGCCATATCAATTATTGCTGCGCTCGTCTATTTTAAGCCCGACCCATACCTTGATATAATTAAATTTTTGCCGGATGGCATTTATGTAACGTTCAAAGTAACCATTGCATCTATTCTTTTATCCTTGGTGTTTGGTCTGATTGCAGGGCTTGGCAGAATATCCAAAAACAGGTTCCTTAACGGAGCGGCTTCTCTTTATGTTGAAATTATCCGGGGAATTCCACTGCTGGTTCAGCTTTTTTACATTTACTTTGCATTGGGGAAATTTGTTCAATTGCCGGCCCAGGTCTGCGCAATTATTGCCATGTCGATTTGTTATGGTGCCTATATGGCGGAAATTTTTCGAGCCGGGATTGATGCCATTCCAAAGGGTCAGACAGAGGCCGCCAGATCCCTTGGGATGACTTCGTCACAAACAACCAAGCACGTGATCCTTCCCCAGGCGGTGAAAACCATACTCCCCCCTGTTGGAAATGAATTTATCGCCCTTTTAAAGGATTCCTCACTTGTTTCAATCCTTGCCGTTTCCGATCTTTTAAGGCGCGGCAGAGAATTTGCGTCCGAATCATTTGATTATTTTGAAACATACACAATGGTAGCCCTTATCTACCTTGTAATCACATTGATCCTGTCAAAACTTGTGGGCATTATGGAGGATAAGATAAGTGACGATGAATAG
- a CDS encoding basic amino acid ABC transporter substrate-binding protein, whose product MKLFKLITVLCAVGSLFATAMPGSVFAGETEKVITVASDATWPPMEMVDENKNLVGFDIDYMNAIAKEAGFKVDIKNTAWDGIFAGVAVGKYDAIISSVTITDKRKKAMDFSLPYVNAGQVLVVPAASSAKVVADLKGKKVGAQIGTTGAMEIKKVKGVELKSYDEIGLTFEDMAAKRLDGVVCDTAIAANYALQKANYKGQFKIAGEPFTQENYGIAVKKGNKDLVDLLNKGIKAVQAKGIDKQLEKKWLK is encoded by the coding sequence ATGAAATTATTTAAGCTAATTACAGTGCTGTGCGCTGTCGGTTCCTTGTTTGCAACAGCAATGCCTGGAAGCGTTTTTGCCGGTGAAACTGAAAAAGTTATTACCGTTGCATCGGATGCAACCTGGCCGCCAATGGAGATGGTTGATGAAAATAAAAACCTTGTGGGCTTTGATATTGATTACATGAATGCCATTGCCAAAGAAGCCGGATTTAAGGTCGACATCAAAAATACGGCTTGGGACGGAATCTTTGCGGGGGTTGCAGTTGGTAAATACGATGCAATCATCTCTTCGGTAACCATCACAGACAAACGTAAAAAAGCAATGGACTTTTCACTGCCGTATGTAAATGCTGGTCAGGTGCTTGTTGTGCCTGCTGCTTCCTCTGCAAAAGTTGTTGCAGATCTTAAAGGCAAAAAAGTAGGTGCCCAGATTGGTACAACCGGTGCAATGGAAATTAAGAAAGTCAAAGGTGTTGAGCTCAAATCTTACGATGAAATCGGCCTTACTTTTGAAGACATGGCAGCAAAAAGACTTGACGGTGTTGTTTGTGATACCGCCATTGCGGCGAATTATGCACTGCAGAAAGCAAACTACAAAGGTCAATTTAAGATTGCCGGTGAACCTTTTACCCAAGAAAATTACGGCATTGCTGTTAAAAAAGGGAACAAAGATCTTGTTGACCTGCTTAACAAAGGGATCAAGGCTGTACAGGCTAAAGGCATTGACAAGCAGCTTGAGAAAAAATGGCTCAAATAA
- a CDS encoding DMT family transporter: MMLQNKKLKIVGAYVLLILTTFFWGVTFVVVKDAVNQVYVFVFLAQRFSAASCILLLLWPFLKRPIDGKTLLKGCILGVMLFGGFALQTLALLYTSASNTAFLTGLNVVFVPLLSAVIFRKAIAAKSIAGAVLAFIGLYLLCATGTSWSFNKGDLLSFACSICIAIHIIYTGKYARQCDVYWLTTIQLSVIGLLSLLIASLTGHDALAWYPEIRDALIICALFATIFAFLVQTGMQQFISASSTALIFCLEPVFAAICAYFLIDEIIGTNGLIGAGLILSGMILSEIKFKR; encoded by the coding sequence ATGATGCTTCAAAATAAAAAATTAAAAATCGTAGGTGCTTATGTTCTTCTGATTTTAACAACCTTTTTCTGGGGCGTTACTTTCGTTGTTGTTAAAGATGCGGTGAACCAGGTATACGTTTTTGTTTTTCTTGCCCAAAGATTTAGTGCAGCCTCATGTATTCTTCTGCTGCTGTGGCCGTTTTTGAAACGGCCGATAGACGGCAAAACACTTTTAAAAGGTTGTATTTTAGGCGTGATGCTTTTTGGTGGCTTTGCGCTTCAGACGCTGGCGCTTTTATATACATCAGCATCCAATACGGCTTTTTTAACCGGGCTGAATGTTGTTTTTGTCCCGCTGTTATCAGCCGTTATTTTTAGAAAAGCGATCGCGGCCAAATCCATTGCCGGTGCCGTGCTCGCCTTTATCGGACTCTATCTTTTATGTGCAACGGGTACAAGCTGGTCTTTTAATAAGGGAGATCTTTTAAGCTTTGCCTGCTCAATATGCATTGCTATCCATATTATATATACCGGGAAATACGCCCGGCAGTGTGATGTTTACTGGCTGACAACGATCCAACTGAGTGTGATCGGCCTGCTGAGTCTGCTCATCGCTTCCCTTACAGGGCATGATGCACTTGCCTGGTACCCTGAAATCCGTGATGCTCTTATTATTTGTGCATTGTTTGCAACGATATTTGCATTTCTGGTTCAAACAGGTATGCAGCAGTTTATCAGTGCATCCTCAACCGCTCTGATATTCTGCCTTGAACCGGTTTTTGCCGCAATTTGCGCCTATTTCCTGATTGACGAAATTATAGGCACAAATGGTCTGATTGGTGCAGGCCTGATTCTTTCCGGGATGATTCTTTCAGAAATCAAGTTCAAAAGGTAA